TGATTGATTAATTAAAAATTAAGTTATGAATTGTTACTTAGAATCGTTATTTTTTATTTGATATGGAATGTATTACTAAAAATTCATAATCAAAATTTATAAAAGAATTTAGTCAAATAAAATAAAATATTATATAATTCAATTGAATTCAACTGCAACTCTTGAACGCGTTTATGGAGAAAGACAACGCAAAATTGTTAGTAAAATATTAGATAAAAATATAACATTTACTGAACATGATCCTTTAGATAATACAATGGTATTAAATATGGGACCTCAGCATCCTGCAACTCATGGGGTATTGAGAGTGTTGCTAAGGCTTGATGGTGAAAGAGTAGAAAAATGTATTCCAGAGTTAGGGTACTTACATCGTGGTTATGAAAAACTAGCTGAGAATATTACATATCATGAATTTATTCCTCATACAGATAGGCTTGATTACTTATCGCCAATGTCTAACAATGTTGCTTGTGCATTATCAGTTGAAAAAGCAATTGGTATAAATGCCCCACATAGAGCTCAATGGATTCGAACTCTAATTTGTGAACTTGCACGTATAAGCTCTCACTTAATGGCTATGGGGGCTATGGCAATGGATGTTGGGGCTGTTACAATGTTACTCTGGACTTTCCGAGAACGTGAAAAATTATATGATATTTTTGAGAAGATTTGTGGAGCAAGATTTACAACAAGCTATAGTAGAATTGGTGGTGTGGCAAACGATTTTGTTCCTGAAGTTATTCCTATGATTAAAGATTTTATTTCTCAATTTCCCAAACAATTATCCGATTTTGAAGGACTAATTAATAGAAATAGAATATTCATGGATCGTATTGAAGGGTTAGGTGTAATATCTGCAAAAGATGCTATTTCATTAGGACTTACCGGACCTTGCTTAAGAGGTAGTGGTGTTGCTCATGACCTCCGAAGAGATGAACCATATCTTCTTTATCCTGAATTAGATTTTGATGTAATTACATATACTGATGGAGATTGTTTATCAAGATATTTGGTCCGCGGAGATGAAATGAAAGAATCAATTAAGTTAGTAAATCAACTTCTGAATATGAATCCTCAAGGTGCAATAATTGCCGATGAAGCTAAATATTCTTTACCACATAAGCAGGAAGTTTATACAAAAATGGAGGAACTTATCCATGATTTTATGCTAGTAAATTTTGGTGCAATGCCTGAAAAAGGTGAAATTTATCAAGCAATTGAATCACCTAAAGGTGAACTTGGGTTTTATATCTGTTCGGATGGTACTGGTCACCCTTGGAGAATGAAAATACATTCTCCATCATTTTGTAATCTTCAAGCATTACAAGTTATGTGTGAAGGGGCTATGATATCTGATGTTGTTGCAATTATAGGATCACTAGATCCAGTGATGGGTGAAGCTGATAAGTAAAAAATTACATTTAAAATATTATAAATTGCAATCTATAAATGGTATTTGCTTCTTACAATTCAACTATTAATGATTTGCATTTTTTTAATTCAAAATAAAAATCCTCCAATTCAATTTAATTGAAATATCAGAATTTAATTAGAAATATAAATTTGTCAAATTGAAAATATTGATAAAAGGTTTCAAATATATAATTATAGTATTTTCATTTTTCTACATTCAAAAATGTTATTCTCAAGATGATAGTATTACCATAAGGTATTCTAGGTTCTTCTTGCCTAATGATATGAGGGTAATATTATGTCCAGATAAAACATCCCCAACAGTCACAGCAGTAATGATGTATCGGGTTGGTTCAAAGGATGAATCACCAGAAAGAACAGGGTTCGCACATTTTTTTGAACACCTGATGTTTGAAGGTAGCAATAATATTAAGCATGGAGAAATTGATGACTTAATTCAAATTGCAGGTGGTACTATTAATGGAATTACAACTAATGATTATACAGTTTATTACAGTGAGCTTCCTTCGAATCAAATCAAGTTAGGTTTGTGGATAGAAGCAGAAAGAATGAAAAGTGCTCGAATTGAAGAGGCAGGAATTGAATCTCAAAGAAGAATAATTCGTGAGGAACGAAAACAATTAATTGACAACAAGCAATATGGTTTTGTAATTGAGAATATTCTTGCTTACAATGGATTAGGAACGCCATATTCTTGGGCTCCAATTGGCTCAGCACAATATATTGATAGAGCTAGAATTGGAGAGTTTCAAGACTTTTATAAAAAGTTTTATGTTCCCAATAATGCCATACTCATTTTATCTGGGGATTTTGATACTATTAAAACAAAATCTTGGGTTTTAGATTATTTTTCTGGAATTCCAAAAGGGAATTTAATTCCAAGGCAAAATTTTGAATGGAAGCCATCCACAAAGGAACTCCAAATTGATATTAAAGATTCTAAGAATGATCTCCCAGCAATTTCTTATTCTTATAAAACCATTGGCAAAAAAGATTCTGATTACATTGCAGTGGCTTTGTTATCAAAAATTCTTGTTGAAGGGAGATCTTCAAAAATTTCACAAAATCTAATATCAACTAACTCCCTCGCTTTAGATGTACAAGGGTTACCATTATTTTTTGAAAAAGGGGGTATACTTGGTATATTCGCAGTAATGTATCCTAGCACAATTTTCGAGAATATTATGCTTGAATTAGATAGAGAAATTTCGAATATATCAAATTCAGAAGTTACTGATCAAGACCTAAATAAAGCTAAAAATATGATGGAGTTTGAAATGGTTGAAGAAAGATCTAATACACTTGAAAAGTCAATTAAATTGGGTGAGCTTGATTTTTATTTTCAAAAACCTGCTTTAATAAACAAAGAAATAAGTATGATGAAAGCTATTACCAAAAATGATATTTTAAGAGTTGCAAAAAAATATTTAGATCCAGATAATAGAGTAATTCTGCGTTATAAAATGAATAAATAGAATTTTATTTATAAATTTAAAATTTTACTTTCAGTTTTTACTTTTAAGTTGATATTAGTAATCATTTGTAAATATTTTTTAAAAAGATAGTTTAAAAAGGTAGTGTAACTTAATAACATG
Above is a window of Chlorobiota bacterium DNA encoding:
- the nuoD gene encoding NADH dehydrogenase (quinone) subunit D; translation: MNSTATLERVYGERQRKIVSKILDKNITFTEHDPLDNTMVLNMGPQHPATHGVLRVLLRLDGERVEKCIPELGYLHRGYEKLAENITYHEFIPHTDRLDYLSPMSNNVACALSVEKAIGINAPHRAQWIRTLICELARISSHLMAMGAMAMDVGAVTMLLWTFREREKLYDIFEKICGARFTTSYSRIGGVANDFVPEVIPMIKDFISQFPKQLSDFEGLINRNRIFMDRIEGLGVISAKDAISLGLTGPCLRGSGVAHDLRRDEPYLLYPELDFDVITYTDGDCLSRYLVRGDEMKESIKLVNQLLNMNPQGAIIADEAKYSLPHKQEVYTKMEELIHDFMLVNFGAMPEKGEIYQAIESPKGELGFYICSDGTGHPWRMKIHSPSFCNLQALQVMCEGAMISDVVAIIGSLDPVMGEADK
- a CDS encoding insulinase family protein, whose translation is MKILIKGFKYIIIVFSFFYIQKCYSQDDSITIRYSRFFLPNDMRVILCPDKTSPTVTAVMMYRVGSKDESPERTGFAHFFEHLMFEGSNNIKHGEIDDLIQIAGGTINGITTNDYTVYYSELPSNQIKLGLWIEAERMKSARIEEAGIESQRRIIREERKQLIDNKQYGFVIENILAYNGLGTPYSWAPIGSAQYIDRARIGEFQDFYKKFYVPNNAILILSGDFDTIKTKSWVLDYFSGIPKGNLIPRQNFEWKPSTKELQIDIKDSKNDLPAISYSYKTIGKKDSDYIAVALLSKILVEGRSSKISQNLISTNSLALDVQGLPLFFEKGGILGIFAVMYPSTIFENIMLELDREISNISNSEVTDQDLNKAKNMMEFEMVEERSNTLEKSIKLGELDFYFQKPALINKEISMMKAITKNDILRVAKKYLDPDNRVILRYKMNK